In Spinacia oleracea cultivar Varoflay chromosome 5, BTI_SOV_V1, whole genome shotgun sequence, a single window of DNA contains:
- the LOC130460925 gene encoding uncharacterized protein isoform X1 has product MESYIIKITIILYITITATEATFFLPVGGIWRGGFHHRGDVHFGGNFNYNRQVGGSGGYSVGRSNRVYGGGQGVSQGQAQAQAQAHAQGQAQQQAQAQGQAQAQGQAQGQAQSQAQAQAQAQAQAQAQGQAQAQGQTQAQGQAQSQAQAQAQGQAKAQGQAQAQGQAQAQAQGQEHFRGSGGFNIDGSKQASSSGQASSVGQGSGQAQAQAQGQAQQQAQGQAKAQGQAQAQAQAQAQAQGQAQAQGQAQAQDQAQSQGQAQSQAQAQAQGQAKAQGQAQAQGQAQSQAQGQEHFRGSGGFNIDGSKQASSSGQASSVGQGSGQGSSRGQAQFGTKMDFSKHFRGSGGFKIDGSKQVSSSSGQASGVGQGSGQGSSRGEAQFGTKFDFSKHFRGSGGFNIDGSKQISGSGQPSGVGQSSGQGQGKSQFNGNNKQVGGSRQGLVQGQDHSVSNLNFDKQKGGSVTSTYGVELGALGARQGSTKTSSSSQGSKQGSSQVSTSSPGSGEGQDQSSNNIKFENHGSSFGGSIRDSNSGRASSLSKGSEHDRTELGGNVNFHKQPGIFVGSNMGPNVGVLGSSQSQTSKLGQSTIFGSGEGKVLGSTTNQGSIKKSSQYSGEGSGKSSGSSANQRIFGKDSGQFYSHSHASSSRHASHTSSSKSSSQSSSGKCTCQD; this is encoded by the exons ATGGAGTCTTACATCATAAAGATCACAATTATTCTTTAT ATAACAATAACAGCTACTGAAGCAACATTTTTTCTTCCTGTAGGAGGCATATGGCGAGGGGGATTTCACCATAGAG GTGATGTGCATTTTGGCGGTAACTTTAACTATAATCGTCAAGTTGGAGGATCCGGTGGGTATAGCGTAGGAAGAAGTAACAGAGTATATGGTGGAGGTCAAGGGGTAAGCCAAGGTCAAGCACAAGCACAAGCCCAAGCCCATGCCCAAGGTCAAGCACAACAACAAGCCCAAGCCCAAGGTCAAGCCCAAGCACAAGGTCAAGCACAAGGTCAAGCACAATCCCAAGCCCAAGCCCAAGCGCAAGCCCAAGCCCAAGCGCAAGCCCAAGGTCAAGCACAAGCCCAAGGACAAACACAAGCCCAAGGTCAAGCACAATCCCAAGCCCAAGCCCAAGCCCAAGGTCAAGCAAAAGCCCAAGGTCAAGCACAAGCCCAAGGTCAAGCACAAGCCCAAGCCCAAGGTCAAGAACACTTTAGAGGTTCCGGTGGCTTTAATATCGATGGATCTAAGCAAGCTTCAAGTTCGGGGCAAGCATCTAGTGTGGGCCAAGGGTCAGGACAAGCACAAGCCCAAGCCCAAGGTCAAGCACAACAACAAGCCCAAGGTCAAGCCAAAGCACAAGGTCAAGCACAAGCCCAAGCCCAAGCCCAAGCGCAAGCCCAAGGTCAAGCACAAGCCCAAGGACAAGCACAAGCCCAAGATCAAGCACAATCCCAAGGTCAAGCACAATCCCAAGCCCAAGCCCAAGCCCAAGGTCAAGCAAAAGCCCAAGGTCAAGCACAAGCCCAAGGTCAAGCACAATCCCAAGCCCAAGGTCAAGAACACTTTAGAGGTTCCGGTGGCTTTAATATCGATGGATCTAAGCAAGCTTCAAGTTCGGGGCAAGCATCTAGTGTAGGCCAAGGGTCAGGACAAGGTTCAAGCCGAGGTCAAGCACAATTCGGTACCAAGATGGATTTTAGTAAACACTTTAGAGGTTCTGGTGGCTTTAAAATCGATGGAAGTAAGCAAGTTTCAAGTTCATCAGGACAAGCATCTGGTGTGGGCCAAGGGTCGGGACAAGGTTCAAGCCGAGGTGAAGCACAATTCGGTACCAAGTTCGATTTTAGTAAACACTTTAGAGGCTCTGGTGGCTTTAATATCGATGGAAGTAAGCAAATCTCAGGTTCAGGCCAACCATCGGGTGTGGGCCAAAGTTCAGGCCAAGGTCAAGGAAAATCCCAATTTAATGGCAATAATAAGCAGGTTGGAGGTTCAAGGCAAGGCCTTGTACAAGGTCAGGATCATTCGGTTAGTAACTTGAACTTTGATAAACAAAAAGGAGGTTCTGTAACTTCTACTTATGGTGTAGAATTGGGAGCTTTGGGTGCAAGACAAGGGTCAACAAAAACATCAAGCTCAAGCCAAGGTTCAAAGCAAGGGTCATCCCAAGTATCAACCTCAAGCCCAGGTTCAGGAGAAGGTCAAGATCAATCAAGTAACAATATTAAGTTTGAAAATCATGGATCTAGTTTCGGTGGAAGTATTAGAGATTCAAATTCAGGAAGAGCATCGAGCTTAAGCAAAGGATCAGAACACGATAGAACAGAATTAGGTGGCAATGTCAACTTTCATAAACAACCCGGAATATTTGTAGGCTCCAACATGGGTCCAAATGTGGGTGTGTTAGGATCAAGCCAAAGTCAAACATCCAAGTTAGGTCAAAGCACAATATTCGGTTCAGGTGAAGGAAAAGTGTTAGGATCCACAACAAATCAAGGCTCTATTAAAAAATCTAGTCAATATTCTGGTGAAGGTTCTGGTAAATCTTCAGGTTCATCTGCAAATCAAAGAATTTTTGGAAAAGATTCAGGTCAATTTTATAGTCATAGTCATGCATCAAGCTCAAGGCATGCATCACATACTTCTTCTTCAAAGTCTTCAAGCCAATCATCTTCTGGAAAGTGCACATGCCAAGATTAA
- the LOC130460925 gene encoding uncharacterized protein isoform X2: protein MESYIIKITIILYITITATEATFFLPVGGIWRGGFHHRGDVHFGGNFNYNRQVGGSGGYSVGRSNRVYGGGQGVSQGQAQAQAQAHAQGQAQQQAQAQGQAQAQGQAQGQAQSQAQAQAQAQAQAQAQGQAQAQGQTQAQGQAQSQAQAQAQGQAKAQGQAQAQGQAQAQAQAQAQAQAQAQGQAQAQGQAQAQDQAQSQGQAQSQAQAQAQGQAKAQGQAQAQGQAQSQAQGQEHFRGSGGFNIDGSKQASSSGQASSVGQGSGQGSSRGQAQFGTKMDFSKHFRGSGGFKIDGSKQVSSSSGQASGVGQGSGQGSSRGEAQFGTKFDFSKHFRGSGGFNIDGSKQISGSGQPSGVGQSSGQGQGKSQFNGNNKQVGGSRQGLVQGQDHSVSNLNFDKQKGGSVTSTYGVELGALGARQGSTKTSSSSQGSKQGSSQVSTSSPGSGEGQDQSSNNIKFENHGSSFGGSIRDSNSGRASSLSKGSEHDRTELGGNVNFHKQPGIFVGSNMGPNVGVLGSSQSQTSKLGQSTIFGSGEGKVLGSTTNQGSIKKSSQYSGEGSGKSSGSSANQRIFGKDSGQFYSHSHASSSRHASHTSSSKSSSQSSSGKCTCQD from the exons ATGGAGTCTTACATCATAAAGATCACAATTATTCTTTAT ATAACAATAACAGCTACTGAAGCAACATTTTTTCTTCCTGTAGGAGGCATATGGCGAGGGGGATTTCACCATAGAG GTGATGTGCATTTTGGCGGTAACTTTAACTATAATCGTCAAGTTGGAGGATCCGGTGGGTATAGCGTAGGAAGAAGTAACAGAGTATATGGTGGAGGTCAAGGGGTAAGCCAAGGTCAAGCACAAGCACAAGCCCAAGCCCATGCCCAAGGTCAAGCACAACAACAAGCCCAAGCCCAAGGTCAAGCCCAAGCACAAGGTCAAGCACAAGGTCAAGCACAATCCCAAGCCCAAGCCCAAGCGCAAGCCCAAGCCCAAGCGCAAGCCCAAGGTCAAGCACAAGCCCAAGGACAAACACAAGCCCAAGGTCAAGCACAATCCCAAGCCCAAGCCCAAGCCCAAGGTCAAGCAAAAGCCCAAGGTCAAGCACAAGCCCAAGGTCAAGCACAAGCCCAAGCCCAAG CCCAAGCCCAAGCCCAAGCGCAAGCCCAAGGTCAAGCACAAGCCCAAGGACAAGCACAAGCCCAAGATCAAGCACAATCCCAAGGTCAAGCACAATCCCAAGCCCAAGCCCAAGCCCAAGGTCAAGCAAAAGCCCAAGGTCAAGCACAAGCCCAAGGTCAAGCACAATCCCAAGCCCAAGGTCAAGAACACTTTAGAGGTTCCGGTGGCTTTAATATCGATGGATCTAAGCAAGCTTCAAGTTCGGGGCAAGCATCTAGTGTAGGCCAAGGGTCAGGACAAGGTTCAAGCCGAGGTCAAGCACAATTCGGTACCAAGATGGATTTTAGTAAACACTTTAGAGGTTCTGGTGGCTTTAAAATCGATGGAAGTAAGCAAGTTTCAAGTTCATCAGGACAAGCATCTGGTGTGGGCCAAGGGTCGGGACAAGGTTCAAGCCGAGGTGAAGCACAATTCGGTACCAAGTTCGATTTTAGTAAACACTTTAGAGGCTCTGGTGGCTTTAATATCGATGGAAGTAAGCAAATCTCAGGTTCAGGCCAACCATCGGGTGTGGGCCAAAGTTCAGGCCAAGGTCAAGGAAAATCCCAATTTAATGGCAATAATAAGCAGGTTGGAGGTTCAAGGCAAGGCCTTGTACAAGGTCAGGATCATTCGGTTAGTAACTTGAACTTTGATAAACAAAAAGGAGGTTCTGTAACTTCTACTTATGGTGTAGAATTGGGAGCTTTGGGTGCAAGACAAGGGTCAACAAAAACATCAAGCTCAAGCCAAGGTTCAAAGCAAGGGTCATCCCAAGTATCAACCTCAAGCCCAGGTTCAGGAGAAGGTCAAGATCAATCAAGTAACAATATTAAGTTTGAAAATCATGGATCTAGTTTCGGTGGAAGTATTAGAGATTCAAATTCAGGAAGAGCATCGAGCTTAAGCAAAGGATCAGAACACGATAGAACAGAATTAGGTGGCAATGTCAACTTTCATAAACAACCCGGAATATTTGTAGGCTCCAACATGGGTCCAAATGTGGGTGTGTTAGGATCAAGCCAAAGTCAAACATCCAAGTTAGGTCAAAGCACAATATTCGGTTCAGGTGAAGGAAAAGTGTTAGGATCCACAACAAATCAAGGCTCTATTAAAAAATCTAGTCAATATTCTGGTGAAGGTTCTGGTAAATCTTCAGGTTCATCTGCAAATCAAAGAATTTTTGGAAAAGATTCAGGTCAATTTTATAGTCATAGTCATGCATCAAGCTCAAGGCATGCATCACATACTTCTTCTTCAAAGTCTTCAAGCCAATCATCTTCTGGAAAGTGCACATGCCAAGATTAA